Proteins encoded together in one Aminipila butyrica window:
- a CDS encoding GGDEF domain-containing response regulator → METILIIDDSLFNIQLLKGILQKEYNIIYASEGKKGIEIARDMQPSLILLDIEMPGLNGFEVMERLQSSKETQQLPVVFLTGVDDTLTEEKAFFCGAVDYIRKPFSANVVCARVRTHINMFKYRKMLETQMYIDVLTGLYTRKHCLDYISRQWKHCIDNKLPFSLGIADIDFFKRVNDTYGHQEGDRVLNSVANVMKKALPEDNNYVARMGGEEFYLILVGEPKDRVTNIIQGTCLAVANNHIVKPCEEPGQEQEIKVTISIGGSTIVPSPRDSVEAFTAIADQMLYKAKGNGRNQVVWI, encoded by the coding sequence GTGGAAACCATACTAATCATTGATGATAGTTTGTTTAATATTCAGTTACTGAAAGGAATATTGCAAAAGGAGTACAACATCATATACGCCAGTGAGGGGAAAAAGGGCATTGAAATTGCCAGAGATATGCAGCCTTCCCTCATTCTGCTGGACATTGAGATGCCGGGACTGAACGGGTTTGAAGTCATGGAGCGATTGCAGTCTTCTAAAGAGACGCAGCAGCTTCCGGTGGTATTCCTTACCGGTGTGGACGATACGCTCACAGAAGAAAAGGCTTTTTTCTGCGGGGCTGTAGACTATATCCGTAAACCTTTTTCTGCCAATGTGGTCTGTGCCAGAGTGCGCACCCACATCAACATGTTTAAGTATAGAAAAATGCTGGAGACTCAGATGTACATTGATGTACTGACGGGGTTATATACGAGAAAGCACTGTTTAGATTACATCAGCAGACAGTGGAAGCATTGCATTGACAATAAGTTGCCCTTTTCTCTGGGCATTGCGGATATTGATTTCTTCAAACGGGTCAATGACACGTATGGACACCAGGAAGGTGACCGAGTGCTCAACAGTGTGGCTAATGTTATGAAAAAGGCTTTGCCAGAAGATAATAACTATGTGGCTCGCATGGGAGGAGAAGAATTCTACCTGATTTTAGTAGGAGAACCGAAGGACCGGGTAACCAATATCATTCAGGGAACCTGCCTGGCGGTAGCCAATAACCATATCGTTAAGCCTTGCGAAGAGCCGGGGCAGGAGCAGGAGATTAAGGTGACCATCAGCATCGGCGGCAGCACCATCGTCCCTTCGCCGAGAGATTCGGTAGAGGCTTTCACCGCGATAGCAGATCAGATGCTTTACAAGGCGAAGGGGAACGGACGAAATCAGGTCGTATGGATATAG
- a CDS encoding redox-sensing transcriptional repressor Rex gives MKKGSKISNAVIKRLPRYRRYLNELHKKGVDKISSRELSDLIGYTASQIRQDLNNFGGFGQQGYGYNVEALYNEISSILGLDKEYKMVIVGAGNLGQAIANHTSYYKAGFVVYSLFEVNPKLIGIKINDIDVRDCEELVAYIEENKVDIGIICTTKDAAQEVADKMAFAGVKGIWNFAAVDLEMPESVAVENVHLSDGLHSLAYHINRNHHERVES, from the coding sequence ATGAAAAAAGGTTCAAAAATATCAAATGCAGTCATCAAGCGTTTGCCCCGATACAGAAGATACCTCAATGAGCTTCACAAAAAGGGTGTGGACAAGATCTCTTCCCGAGAATTAAGTGATTTGATTGGCTATACCGCTTCTCAAATCAGGCAGGACTTGAACAATTTTGGCGGCTTCGGCCAGCAGGGCTACGGTTACAATGTAGAGGCCCTGTACAACGAGATCAGCAGCATCTTGGGGCTGGACAAGGAATATAAGATGGTCATCGTAGGAGCAGGCAATCTGGGCCAGGCCATCGCTAATCACACGTCTTATTACAAGGCCGGTTTCGTGGTTTATTCCCTGTTTGAAGTCAATCCAAAGCTAATCGGTATCAAGATTAATGACATCGACGTACGGGACTGTGAAGAACTGGTGGCTTATATCGAAGAAAATAAAGTGGATATCGGTATCATCTGCACGACGAAGGATGCCGCCCAAGAGGTGGCAGACAAGATGGCCTTTGCTGGTGTGAAGGGTATCTGGAATTTTGCGGCAGTAGATTTGGAGATGCCGGAATCGGTAGCGGTAGAAAATGTTCACCTAAGTGACGGTCTGCATTCTCTGGCTTACCACATTAATCGGAATCACCATGAACGGGTTGAATCCTAA
- a CDS encoding DNA-3-methyladenine glycosylase family protein has product MVVRENIRDFNTDHIFDCGQCFRWEREADGSYTGIAFGRPVNICFEPYEEGGAAGRLTVENVEESEFTSYWQDYLDLNRDYGRIKEALADQDEIMGRAIQSGPGIRILRQEPWETVVSFIISQNNNIPRIKKCIQGLCSQFGQPAGSFRGKDYFSFPTAQTLARLTETDLASIKLGYRAKYIIETARQVAADRAIAVGKTEILTLDRLAEAELEQAYQYLTNLCGVGPKVANCILLFGLGKHESFPIDVWVRRVMSRLYGMEEKDLKAMNAYAASHFGSHGGVAQQYLFYHIRQEENK; this is encoded by the coding sequence ATGGTAGTTCGAGAAAACATTAGAGATTTTAATACCGATCATATATTTGACTGCGGTCAGTGCTTCCGCTGGGAACGGGAGGCAGACGGCAGCTATACCGGAATCGCCTTCGGGCGGCCGGTCAATATTTGTTTTGAGCCCTACGAAGAAGGGGGCGCGGCCGGACGGTTGACCGTGGAAAACGTCGAGGAAAGCGAATTTACTTCCTATTGGCAGGACTATTTGGATTTAAACCGGGATTATGGGCGGATTAAAGAGGCTTTGGCGGATCAGGACGAAATCATGGGCCGAGCCATCCAATCTGGACCGGGCATCCGAATCCTGCGGCAGGAGCCGTGGGAAACTGTAGTCTCCTTTATTATCTCACAGAATAACAATATTCCACGAATAAAAAAGTGTATCCAAGGCTTGTGTAGTCAGTTTGGGCAGCCAGCCGGCAGCTTTCGGGGCAAAGACTATTTTTCTTTCCCCACGGCGCAAACGCTGGCGCGGCTCACAGAAACGGACTTGGCCTCTATTAAATTGGGGTACCGGGCAAAATACATTATTGAAACAGCTCGTCAGGTAGCGGCGGACCGGGCTATAGCTGTGGGAAAAACCGAAATCCTTACCTTGGACAGGCTGGCCGAAGCAGAGCTGGAACAGGCATATCAATACCTGACCAACTTATGCGGGGTGGGTCCTAAGGTGGCCAACTGTATCCTTCTATTCGGATTAGGCAAACACGAGAGTTTCCCTATCGACGTGTGGGTTCGCCGGGTCATGAGTCGGCTGTACGGGATGGAGGAAAAGGATTTAAAAGCTATGAACGCCTACGCGGCCAGTCACTTCGGCAGCCACGGCGGTGTGGCGCAGCAATATCTCTTCTATCATATTAGGCAGGAAGAGAACAAATAG
- a CDS encoding 4Fe-4S binding protein — MAYKITDACINCGACEPECPVEAISEESNARVINADTCIDCGACANVCPVDCILEG, encoded by the coding sequence ATGGCTTACAAAATTACAGATGCTTGCATCAACTGCGGAGCTTGCGAACCAGAATGTCCAGTAGAAGCTATTTCTGAAGAGAGCAACGCTAGAGTTATCAATGCAGATACTTGTATTGACTGTGGCGCATGTGCCAATGTGTGCCCTGTTGATTGCATTTTAGAAGGTTAA
- a CDS encoding Asp23/Gls24 family envelope stress response protein — MKVYSLVGKSGTGKSYQAMSLCGKKDISAIIDDGLFIYESRILQGQSAKRQSTKIGAIKTALFTDEEHRASVAEKIREVNPEKLLILGTSTGMVKKIAERLELPEIEEWIFIEDITTEAQRKAARKQRVELGKHVIPAPAGQLKMDFSGYFLHPIRMIRGFGFGSKDNFQERSVVRPTYSYLGEFFISDKVVNDIVYYLGRKNKGVHSVLRVLTQNTKTGVSLTVLVNMKYGNQVMECARELQREIAEHVAAMTAFHIHSVDVEVRGLV, encoded by the coding sequence ATGAAAGTTTATTCTCTTGTAGGAAAAAGCGGAACGGGAAAGAGCTATCAAGCCATGTCCCTCTGCGGGAAAAAAGACATTTCTGCCATCATCGACGATGGCCTTTTCATATATGAAAGCCGGATTTTGCAAGGCCAATCAGCTAAAAGACAGTCTACGAAGATTGGAGCCATCAAGACGGCTCTTTTCACAGATGAAGAGCACCGGGCTTCCGTAGCGGAGAAAATCCGTGAGGTAAACCCAGAGAAGCTGTTAATCTTAGGTACTTCCACGGGAATGGTGAAGAAGATTGCGGAGCGACTGGAATTGCCGGAGATTGAGGAATGGATTTTCATTGAGGACATCACCACAGAGGCGCAGAGAAAGGCAGCTCGAAAACAGCGGGTGGAGTTGGGTAAGCACGTAATTCCGGCACCCGCAGGGCAGCTGAAGATGGACTTTTCCGGGTACTTCCTTCATCCCATCCGTATGATAAGAGGCTTTGGCTTCGGCAGCAAAGATAATTTTCAGGAACGGTCTGTGGTGCGGCCGACGTACAGCTATCTGGGAGAATTTTTTATTTCTGACAAGGTGGTCAACGATATTGTCTACTATCTGGGACGAAAAAACAAGGGGGTACATTCTGTCCTGCGTGTGCTGACGCAGAACACAAAAACAGGGGTAAGCTTGACTGTACTGGTCAACATGAAGTATGGCAATCAGGTCATGGAATGTGCCAGAGAACTTCAGCGGGAAATTGCGGAGCACGTAGCCGCCATGACGGCCTTTCACATCCACTCGGTGGATGTAGAGGTGAGGGGGCTGGTGTAG
- the abc-f gene encoding ribosomal protection-like ABC-F family protein gives MIILSATNIAKSYGVDIILKDVSFHVNQGDRIGIVGNNGAGKTTLLNILCGEMPYDSGNIFISANTTVGYLKQSANFNTDNTLMEEVTAIFSHVADMEAEMAALSHEISEKSSKGENVEKLLHRYDELMEAYNRSNGYSYKSEITGILNSMAFTENFYDKKISMLSGGEKTRLALACLLLKKPDLLFLDEPTNHLDIGTLKWLEQYLKSYSGTIVLISHDRYFLDQTVNRIFEVENHKLYTYQGGYSTYAEKKRQRREEELRKYDGQQKEIARQEEIIRRFKQHGTEKLAKRAQSREKRLERLELVEKPEALAGKMKIHFKQEFKSGNDVLFAEGLEKGFGYGQRRKELFRGVDLDIKRGERICIVGANGVGKTTLLKILMGEQDADGGRLKIGHNVIFGYYDQEQQNLNPANTVFDEMKDSYRLYTDTEMRSLLGRFLFRNESVFLNVGTLSGGEKARLSLLKLMLSGSNVLVLDEPTNHLDINSKEVFEDALLDFPGTVIVVSHDRYFLNKIPTRILELETEGAMDYLGSYDYYMEKKQEIESGKKYLNQLSTTQGSAGAQNMENAGSGEENLDAGANLSASEQRRINKELEAKARRREREQKRLEDEIAALEKEIADLEAEMCKEEIFSDHLLLAEYHDKSENCKNKLTETYDSWLELQEE, from the coding sequence ATGATTATACTTTCGGCAACGAATATTGCAAAGTCCTACGGAGTTGACATAATACTGAAAGACGTCTCCTTCCATGTGAATCAGGGAGATCGAATAGGTATCGTAGGCAATAATGGTGCGGGAAAGACCACGCTGCTGAATATTCTCTGCGGAGAGATGCCTTACGATAGCGGAAATATCTTTATTTCTGCCAATACCACGGTAGGCTACTTAAAGCAGAGTGCCAATTTTAACACAGACAATACCCTTATGGAAGAGGTCACCGCTATTTTCAGCCATGTGGCGGACATGGAAGCGGAAATGGCGGCTTTATCTCATGAGATATCGGAAAAGTCTTCTAAAGGTGAAAATGTAGAAAAATTGCTGCATCGGTACGACGAGCTGATGGAAGCTTATAACCGAAGCAACGGATATAGTTATAAAAGCGAAATAACAGGCATATTAAATAGCATGGCATTTACGGAAAACTTCTACGACAAAAAGATTTCCATGCTCAGCGGCGGCGAGAAGACGCGACTGGCTTTGGCCTGCCTGTTGCTGAAAAAGCCGGATTTGCTATTCCTAGACGAACCGACCAACCACTTGGATATTGGAACCTTGAAATGGCTGGAGCAGTATCTAAAATCGTACAGCGGCACCATTGTGCTGATTTCTCATGACCGGTACTTCTTAGATCAGACGGTAAACCGCATCTTTGAGGTAGAAAACCACAAGCTGTATACATACCAGGGAGGATATTCCACCTACGCAGAGAAAAAGCGCCAGCGGCGAGAAGAAGAACTGCGGAAGTATGACGGGCAGCAGAAAGAAATTGCCCGTCAGGAGGAAATTATCCGCCGATTTAAGCAGCATGGCACAGAAAAGCTGGCAAAGCGGGCGCAGTCTAGGGAAAAGCGGCTGGAGAGGCTGGAACTGGTAGAAAAGCCAGAAGCCTTGGCCGGCAAGATGAAAATTCACTTTAAGCAGGAGTTTAAAAGCGGCAACGACGTGCTCTTTGCTGAGGGACTGGAAAAGGGGTTTGGCTACGGCCAGCGGCGGAAAGAACTTTTTCGAGGAGTAGACCTGGATATTAAGCGGGGAGAGCGCATTTGTATTGTTGGTGCTAACGGCGTGGGCAAGACCACACTGCTGAAAATCCTTATGGGGGAGCAGGATGCCGATGGCGGACGACTAAAAATCGGTCACAACGTAATCTTCGGGTACTACGATCAGGAGCAGCAGAACCTAAATCCCGCCAACACCGTCTTCGACGAAATGAAAGATTCCTACCGACTGTATACGGATACGGAAATGCGCAGCCTTTTGGGTCGATTTCTTTTCCGCAACGAAAGTGTCTTTCTCAACGTAGGCACTCTCAGCGGCGGGGAGAAAGCCCGGCTGTCCCTGCTGAAACTCATGCTGTCAGGGTCCAACGTGCTGGTATTGGATGAACCCACCAACCACTTAGACATCAATTCCAAAGAAGTCTTTGAAGATGCCCTGCTTGATTTTCCCGGCACCGTTATCGTTGTATCCCATGACCGGTACTTCCTAAACAAGATTCCCACTAGGATTCTGGAACTGGAGACAGAAGGAGCCATGGATTACTTGGGATCCTACGACTATTACATGGAAAAAAAGCAGGAAATTGAATCGGGCAAAAAGTATCTGAACCAGTTGAGCACAACCCAGGGAAGTGCTGGAGCTCAAAACATGGAGAATGCAGGAAGTGGGGAAGAGAACCTGGATGCAGGAGCTAATTTGAGCGCCAGCGAACAGCGGAGAATCAACAAAGAACTGGAGGCCAAGGCTAGAAGGCGAGAGCGGGAGCAGAAGCGGCTGGAAGACGAAATTGCGGCCCTGGAAAAGGAAATTGCTGACTTAGAGGCAGAAATGTGCAAAGAAGAAATATTCAGCGATCACCTGTTGCTGGCGGAATACCACGACAAGAGCGAAAACTGCAAGAACAAGCTGACAGAGACCTACGATAGTTGGTTGGAATTACAGGAAGAATAG
- the rimI gene encoding ribosomal protein S18-alanine N-acetyltransferase, giving the protein MSQLIIRSAQEDDVQEMAGLDRVCFADPWSEESFAYELKLNQRAFYIAAEIEGRLVGYAGLWAILDEGHITNVAVAPEYRRKGIGRALVTSLMEVAEENGLTSFTLEVRESNLPAQKLYTELDFKPAGIRKGYYHDNGENAVIMWRGRE; this is encoded by the coding sequence ATGAGTCAATTGATTATCCGATCTGCTCAAGAGGACGATGTTCAGGAGATGGCCGGATTGGACCGAGTTTGCTTTGCAGACCCTTGGAGCGAAGAATCTTTTGCTTATGAGCTGAAATTAAATCAGCGGGCTTTTTACATTGCTGCTGAGATTGAGGGTCGGCTGGTAGGCTATGCTGGACTTTGGGCCATTTTGGACGAGGGCCACATCACGAACGTGGCAGTAGCTCCGGAATACCGGCGAAAAGGCATTGGGCGGGCTTTGGTGACGTCGCTTATGGAGGTGGCGGAAGAAAACGGCCTGACCAGCTTCACTCTAGAAGTGCGGGAATCCAATCTGCCGGCTCAGAAGTTGTATACGGAATTGGATTTTAAGCCAGCGGGCATCCGCAAGGGTTATTATCATGATAACGGCGAAAACGCTGTTATCATGTGGCGGGGCCGTGAATAA
- a CDS encoding co-chaperone GroES, whose product MSFGIKPLGARVVIKMVEAEEKTKSGIVLAGQAKEQPQIAEVIAVGPGTEEEKMEVKAGDKVVFAKYAGTEIKYEGEEYIIMGQKDILAVVK is encoded by the coding sequence ATGAGTTTTGGAATCAAGCCGCTGGGCGCTAGAGTAGTGATTAAGATGGTTGAAGCCGAAGAGAAGACAAAAAGCGGCATCGTGCTGGCCGGTCAGGCTAAGGAACAGCCTCAGATTGCTGAGGTAATCGCTGTAGGCCCTGGAACAGAAGAAGAAAAGATGGAAGTGAAGGCCGGCGATAAGGTGGTATTCGCTAAGTACGCAGGTACAGAGATTAAGTATGAAGGTGAAGAATACATCATCATGGGTCAGAAAGACATTTTGGCAGTTGTAAAATAA
- a CDS encoding DUF554 domain-containing protein: MLGPIVNAAAIILCGLGGTYVIKGVPERFENLVMKAVALALIYIGISGALENQRVMVLILSLVLGAVLGEAMNIDRQMNRFGLWVEKRLGFSEGGFAKGFVSASILFCTGSMAIVGALESGLQGDHEMLFAKAILDGIIAIVFASQMGAGVAFSALPVLLYEGAITLGATYMRDWLTEEIITEMSAVGSLLIAAIGFNFMEVKEIKVANLIPAIFLPWLFIGLESLF; the protein is encoded by the coding sequence ATGCTTGGACCCATTGTGAACGCCGCTGCCATCATTTTATGCGGGCTGGGGGGAACTTACGTCATAAAGGGCGTGCCGGAACGGTTTGAAAACCTAGTGATGAAAGCTGTGGCACTAGCCTTGATTTACATTGGTATTTCTGGAGCTTTAGAAAATCAGCGAGTGATGGTTCTCATTCTCAGTTTGGTCCTGGGTGCTGTCCTTGGGGAAGCGATGAATATCGATCGGCAGATGAATCGGTTTGGTCTATGGGTGGAAAAGCGGTTAGGGTTTTCTGAAGGAGGCTTTGCCAAAGGCTTTGTATCAGCCTCCATTCTCTTTTGCACCGGTTCTATGGCTATCGTTGGCGCCCTGGAAAGTGGGTTGCAAGGAGATCACGAAATGCTTTTCGCCAAAGCAATCTTGGACGGGATTATTGCTATCGTCTTTGCTTCTCAGATGGGGGCAGGGGTGGCCTTTTCTGCCCTGCCGGTACTGCTCTACGAGGGCGCTATTACTTTGGGTGCCACCTATATGAGGGATTGGCTGACCGAGGAGATTATCACAGAGATGTCAGCAGTGGGCAGTCTGCTCATTGCCGCAATCGGGTTTAACTTCATGGAGGTCAAAGAAATTAAGGTCGCCAATTTAATTCCTGCTATCTTTCTGCCGTGGCTCTTCATAGGACTAGAGAGCTTATTTTGA
- the tsaD gene encoding tRNA (adenosine(37)-N6)-threonylcarbamoyltransferase complex transferase subunit TsaD — MKDGKFLTMGIESSCDETSVALLLEGRQVLSNVISSQIKVHQVFGGVVPEIASRHHLENINQVTEEALNQAGVTLDQVDLIGVTCGPGLVGALLIGLASAKAYAFAKDIPLVGVHHIQGHISANYIEYPELEPPFMALVVSGGHTNIVEVRDYNGFQVLGGTRDDAVGEAFDKVARVLGLGYPGGPRIDKLAREGNPQAVPFKRVFLEKDSYDFSFSGIKTGVLNYLNSEKQAGREVNQADVAASFQQAVLDVIVKKAVTAAKTMKKDKLVLAGGVAANSKLREMLEEQCRKNGIQLYRPAPVLCTDNAAMIACAAYYKYKGGFVSDLTLDAYPNLPLTALQE; from the coding sequence ATGAAAGACGGAAAATTTTTAACCATGGGAATTGAATCCAGCTGTGATGAGACCTCGGTGGCCCTCCTTTTGGAGGGACGCCAGGTTCTCTCTAATGTGATTTCTTCCCAAATCAAGGTGCATCAGGTCTTTGGGGGGGTAGTGCCGGAAATCGCTTCCAGGCATCACCTGGAGAATATCAATCAGGTGACGGAAGAGGCGTTGAATCAGGCAGGAGTTACCTTAGATCAGGTGGATTTGATTGGTGTTACTTGCGGCCCCGGTTTGGTGGGAGCGCTGCTCATTGGACTGGCTTCGGCCAAGGCTTATGCCTTCGCCAAGGATATTCCGCTGGTGGGGGTGCACCATATACAGGGGCACATCAGTGCCAATTACATAGAATATCCGGAATTGGAGCCGCCTTTTATGGCCTTGGTCGTTTCCGGCGGCCACACGAACATTGTGGAAGTGCGAGACTACAATGGATTTCAGGTTCTGGGTGGTACGAGAGATGATGCGGTAGGGGAGGCCTTTGACAAGGTGGCTAGAGTGCTGGGCCTGGGATATCCAGGTGGGCCTCGAATCGACAAGCTGGCCCGAGAGGGCAATCCTCAGGCCGTTCCTTTTAAGCGGGTATTTTTGGAAAAAGATAGTTATGATTTCAGCTTCAGCGGTATTAAGACCGGGGTGTTGAACTACTTAAATTCGGAAAAGCAGGCGGGACGAGAGGTCAATCAGGCTGATGTAGCCGCCAGCTTTCAGCAGGCGGTGCTGGACGTAATTGTGAAAAAGGCAGTGACGGCGGCTAAAACGATGAAAAAAGATAAGTTGGTTCTGGCCGGGGGTGTGGCTGCCAACAGCAAGCTGCGAGAGATGCTGGAGGAACAGTGCCGGAAAAACGGCATCCAACTGTATCGACCTGCACCGGTGCTCTGTACGGACAATGCAGCCATGATTGCCTGTGCAGCTTATTACAAATATAAAGGAGGCTTTGTTAGTGATCTGACTCTGGACGCTTATCCAAATCTTCCCTTGACAGCGCTGCAAGAGTAA
- the groL gene encoding chaperonin GroEL (60 kDa chaperone family; promotes refolding of misfolded polypeptides especially under stressful conditions; forms two stacked rings of heptamers to form a barrel-shaped 14mer; ends can be capped by GroES; misfolded proteins enter the barrel where they are refolded when GroES binds) has product MAKELHYGEDARRKLQSGVDQLADTVKITLGPKGRNVLIEKKFGSPLITNDGVTIAREIELEDAVENMGAQLVKEVATKTNDVAGDGTTTATLLAQIIIKEGFKNVAAGANPMILKKGIQGAVDVAVDEIKNISKTVESKGSIAQVASVSAADANIGELIAEAMEKVGKDGVITVEESKSMGTTLEVVEGMQFDRGYLSAYMVNDTEKMEANMQNPYILLTDKKISNIQEILPILEQIVQQGRRLLIIAEDVDGEALATLVVNKLRGTFDCVAVKAPGFGDRRKAMMEDIAALTGGTVISEEVGYDLKEATLDMLGTAASVKVTKENTVIVDGAGDATEIQNRIKQIKHQYEESTSEFDKEKLQERLAKLAGGVAVIQVGAATETELKERKLRIEDALNATKAAVEEGIVAGGGVALVNAIPAVQKYVETLSGDEKTGAAIIMRALEEPVRQIAENAGFEGSVIVAEVKNNKAGVGFNASTEEYVDMMEAGIVDPAKVTRSALQNASSASAMLLTTEAGIVDIKKDEPPMPPMGGGMPGMM; this is encoded by the coding sequence ATGGCTAAGGAATTACATTACGGAGAAGACGCTAGAAGAAAATTGCAGTCAGGTGTAGATCAGCTGGCTGATACAGTGAAGATTACGCTGGGACCTAAGGGCAGAAATGTGCTGATTGAAAAGAAGTTTGGCTCCCCGCTGATTACTAACGACGGTGTAACTATCGCCAGAGAAATCGAACTGGAAGATGCCGTAGAGAACATGGGTGCACAGCTGGTAAAGGAAGTTGCTACCAAGACCAATGACGTGGCTGGAGACGGTACGACTACAGCTACCCTGCTGGCTCAGATTATTATCAAAGAAGGCTTTAAAAACGTGGCAGCCGGTGCAAACCCAATGATCCTCAAGAAGGGTATTCAGGGTGCCGTAGATGTAGCCGTAGATGAAATTAAGAATATCTCCAAGACTGTTGAAAGCAAGGGCAGCATTGCTCAGGTAGCTTCTGTTTCCGCGGCAGATGCTAACATTGGTGAACTGATCGCAGAGGCCATGGAAAAGGTTGGCAAGGACGGTGTTATCACCGTGGAAGAATCCAAGTCCATGGGTACGACTTTGGAAGTAGTAGAAGGTATGCAGTTTGACAGAGGATACCTCTCCGCCTACATGGTAAACGATACAGAAAAGATGGAAGCTAACATGCAGAACCCGTACATCCTGCTGACAGACAAGAAGATTTCTAATATCCAGGAAATTTTACCAATCTTAGAGCAGATTGTTCAGCAGGGCAGAAGACTTTTAATCATTGCAGAAGATGTAGACGGCGAAGCGCTGGCTACTTTGGTAGTGAATAAGCTGAGAGGGACTTTCGACTGCGTAGCAGTAAAGGCTCCGGGCTTCGGTGACAGAAGAAAGGCCATGATGGAAGACATCGCTGCCCTGACTGGTGGTACAGTGATTTCTGAAGAAGTGGGCTACGATTTGAAGGAAGCTACTTTAGATATGCTGGGAACAGCCGCTTCCGTGAAAGTAACAAAGGAAAATACGGTTATTGTGGATGGCGCTGGCGATGCAACAGAGATTCAGAACCGCATCAAACAGATTAAGCACCAGTATGAAGAATCCACTTCCGAATTTGATAAAGAAAAGCTCCAGGAAAGACTGGCCAAGCTGGCAGGCGGCGTAGCCGTTATTCAGGTAGGTGCAGCGACAGAAACAGAGCTGAAGGAAAGAAAGCTTCGCATTGAAGATGCGTTGAACGCAACGAAGGCAGCCGTAGAAGAAGGTATTGTAGCCGGCGGCGGTGTAGCTCTAGTGAATGCTATTCCGGCTGTTCAGAAGTACGTAGAGACATTGTCTGGCGACGAAAAGACAGGCGCTGCTATCATCATGCGGGCTTTGGAAGAGCCAGTTCGTCAAATCGCTGAGAATGCTGGATTTGAAGGTTCTGTCATCGTGGCAGAAGTGAAGAACAATAAAGCAGGTGTAGGCTTCAATGCTTCTACAGAAGAATATGTAGATATGATGGAAGCTGGGATTGTAGATCCGGCTAAGGTAACCCGTTCTGCATTGCAGAATGCGTCCTCCGCATCTGCTATGCTACTGACTACAGAAGCTGGCATTGTGGACATCAAGAAAGATGAACCACCTATGCCTCCAATGGGCGGCGGTATGCCAGGCATGATGTAA
- the acpP gene encoding acyl carrier protein yields the protein MTFDKIKEIIMEQLSVDEAQVSLETHLMKDLEADSLDAVEIIMAIEDEFDIEVPDEDAEKFQSVGDIVKYVEEKLN from the coding sequence ATGACATTTGACAAGATAAAGGAAATTATCATGGAACAGCTGAGCGTAGATGAAGCACAGGTTTCTCTGGAAACTCATCTGATGAAGGATTTGGAAGCAGATTCACTGGATGCTGTGGAAATCATCATGGCTATCGAAGATGAATTCGATATCGAAGTTCCCGACGAAGACGCAGAAAAGTTCCAGTCTGTGGGCGACATCGTAAAGTATGTTGAAGAAAAACTGAACTAG